In the genome of Hymenobacter taeanensis, one region contains:
- a CDS encoding glycoside hydrolase family 2 TIM barrel-domain containing protein, producing MKLLLCISLFSLSLAACAQPTSSVKVEVKKVNGRYELLRGGKPYFIKGAGGGQFPERVKAYGGNSIRTWSTYGAEKTLAEANKNGLTVMMGLDVARERHGFDYNDPKAVADQLQRLRTEVLKYKNDPALLFWGIGNELNLEYTNPKVWDAVQQIAQMIHEVDPNHPTSTVLAGLNQKEVDYIKAKCTAVDILSINTYAGLASIPQQVRTTGWTGPYVVAEWGPTGHWESPVTPWKASVEETSSQKAAVYQSRYEASVAKDKTQCLGTYVFLWGQKQERTPTWYGLFTEDGKESEVVDVMQYLWSGKWPTNRAPHLASFLLNGQKATDNIYLQPGQSVPVATAVTDPDKDLITYRYELLPESTDLKSGGDREERPKPVTGLIPANAKAQTNLKAPAKEGAYRLFIYAYDGHDNVATANIPFYVKEK from the coding sequence ATGAAATTACTTCTCTGCATATCCCTGTTCTCACTTTCTCTGGCCGCCTGTGCTCAACCCACCTCGTCCGTTAAGGTGGAGGTTAAAAAAGTTAATGGGCGCTATGAGTTGCTGCGTGGCGGTAAGCCCTACTTCATCAAAGGAGCCGGTGGCGGTCAGTTTCCGGAGCGCGTGAAAGCGTACGGGGGCAACTCCATCCGTACCTGGAGCACCTATGGGGCCGAGAAAACCCTGGCGGAGGCCAACAAAAACGGCCTCACCGTAATGATGGGCTTGGATGTGGCCCGGGAGCGGCACGGCTTCGACTACAACGACCCCAAAGCCGTAGCCGACCAGCTTCAGCGCCTGCGCACCGAAGTGTTGAAGTACAAAAACGACCCCGCCCTGTTGTTTTGGGGCATTGGCAATGAGCTGAATCTGGAGTATACCAACCCCAAAGTGTGGGATGCCGTGCAGCAGATTGCCCAAATGATTCATGAGGTAGACCCCAACCACCCTACCAGCACGGTGCTAGCCGGCCTCAACCAGAAAGAGGTTGACTACATCAAGGCCAAATGCACCGCCGTGGATATACTCAGCATTAACACCTACGCCGGGCTGGCCTCTATTCCGCAGCAGGTGCGCACCACTGGCTGGACTGGCCCCTACGTGGTAGCGGAGTGGGGCCCCACCGGGCACTGGGAAAGCCCCGTTACACCCTGGAAAGCCTCAGTAGAAGAAACCAGCAGCCAGAAGGCCGCCGTGTATCAGAGCCGCTACGAGGCCTCAGTGGCCAAAGACAAAACGCAGTGCCTGGGTACTTACGTGTTTTTGTGGGGCCAGAAGCAGGAGCGCACCCCCACGTGGTACGGCCTGTTCACGGAAGACGGTAAAGAGTCAGAAGTGGTGGATGTGATGCAGTACCTGTGGAGTGGCAAGTGGCCTACGAACCGGGCGCCGCACTTGGCGTCGTTCCTGCTGAATGGGCAAAAGGCTACCGACAACATCTACCTGCAACCCGGCCAGAGCGTGCCCGTAGCAACCGCCGTGACGGACCCCGATAAAGACCTAATTACGTACCGCTATGAGTTGCTACCGGAAAGCACCGACCTCAAATCGGGCGGTGACCGGGAGGAGCGCCCCAAACCTGTTACCGGCTTGATTCCGGCCAATGCCAAAGCGCAAACTAACCTCAAAGCTCCCGCCAAGGAAGGCGCTTACCGCCTGTTTATCTATGCCTATGATGGGCACGATAACGTGGCCACGGCCAACATTCCGTTTTATGTAAAGGAGAAGTAA
- a CDS encoding GNAT family N-acetyltransferase: MSFKLRAWSPDDLPSLVRNANNPAIAGFMNDQFPHPYTKETGRNFIAMASQESPLHIFAIEVEGEAVGGIGIHPRTNIERKNAEMGYWLGEPFWGRGIITEAVKQLVAYGFQTFDINRIFARPFGTNLASQRVLEKAGFKLEGRFEKTFIKNGEYLDELVYAVRRPE, from the coding sequence ATGTCTTTCAAGCTCCGCGCGTGGTCACCCGACGACCTGCCCAGCCTCGTTCGTAATGCTAACAACCCGGCAATTGCTGGCTTCATGAATGACCAGTTTCCGCATCCTTACACGAAGGAAACGGGCCGGAACTTCATTGCCATGGCCAGCCAGGAAAGTCCGCTGCACATCTTCGCCATTGAGGTCGAAGGCGAAGCCGTAGGTGGTATTGGCATCCACCCGCGCACCAATATTGAGCGCAAGAACGCCGAAATGGGGTACTGGCTTGGAGAACCGTTCTGGGGCCGGGGCATCATCACCGAGGCGGTGAAGCAACTAGTGGCCTACGGTTTCCAGACCTTTGATATTAACCGCATTTTCGCGCGCCCATTCGGTACCAACCTGGCCTCGCAACGCGTACTGGAGAAGGCCGGCTTTAAGCTGGAAGGCCGCTTCGAGAAAACGTTCATCAAGAACGGGGAGTATCTGGATGAGTTGGTATATGCCGTACGGCGCCCTGAGTAA
- the sbcD gene encoding exonuclease subunit SbcD: MRVLHTADWHLGQRFISGHERTEEHRHFLEWLVETVREQRVEVLVIAGDIFDTGSPSNQALELYYSFLLNMRGTGCRDIVVVGGNHDSPATLNAPARLLRHLRVHVVGCVPECFEDQVLVLDDAAGKPGLVVCAVPFLRDRDVRLSVPGETAEEREARIKQGIADHYARLAAAEQVWQLKDLGLPVLATGHLYAAGAAPSDSERTIHVGNLGQITADHFPDVFDYVALGHLHRPQRVGGREHIRYSGSPIPLSFSEIGHPKEVLLLEFASGKLHTLETLEVPGTRRLIRFHGTLEEVMTGLQAYDNTGFLLPAWADVQIHSELTQLEVADALLKVIQELDRKQLEVLARRHFRLVKLRALGEEDTEEPLTRSLHDFTEREVFEQRLETESAEGRAELLRTFDELLESL, from the coding sequence ATGCGCGTATTACACACCGCCGACTGGCACCTGGGCCAACGCTTCATCAGTGGCCACGAACGCACCGAGGAACACCGTCACTTTCTGGAGTGGCTGGTGGAAACAGTGCGCGAGCAGCGAGTGGAAGTGCTGGTTATTGCCGGTGACATCTTCGATACCGGTTCGCCCTCTAACCAGGCACTGGAGCTGTATTACTCCTTCCTGCTGAACATGCGGGGCACCGGCTGCCGTGATATTGTGGTAGTGGGCGGCAACCACGACTCGCCCGCTACGCTCAATGCCCCGGCTCGTTTGCTGCGCCACTTGCGGGTGCACGTGGTAGGATGCGTGCCGGAGTGTTTTGAGGATCAGGTGCTGGTGCTCGATGATGCCGCTGGCAAGCCTGGCCTGGTAGTGTGCGCGGTGCCCTTTCTGCGCGACCGGGACGTGCGCCTCTCGGTGCCCGGCGAAACCGCCGAGGAGCGCGAGGCCCGCATCAAGCAAGGCATTGCCGACCACTACGCCCGCCTGGCCGCCGCAGAGCAAGTGTGGCAGCTCAAAGACCTGGGGCTCCCTGTGCTAGCCACCGGCCACCTATACGCCGCCGGCGCCGCGCCTTCAGATTCAGAGCGCACCATTCATGTGGGCAACCTGGGCCAGATTACCGCCGACCATTTCCCCGATGTGTTCGATTACGTGGCGCTAGGCCACTTGCACCGCCCCCAGCGCGTAGGTGGCCGCGAGCATATCCGCTACTCTGGCTCCCCTATTCCGCTGTCGTTCTCTGAAATTGGCCACCCCAAAGAGGTGTTGCTGTTGGAGTTTGCATCGGGCAAGCTGCACACCCTGGAAACGCTGGAAGTGCCCGGCACGCGCCGCCTCATTCGTTTCCATGGCACCCTAGAGGAAGTTATGACTGGCCTACAGGCCTATGATAATACCGGTTTCCTGCTGCCAGCATGGGCCGATGTGCAAATTCACTCCGAGCTTACTCAGCTGGAAGTTGCCGATGCCCTGCTGAAAGTGATTCAGGAGTTGGACCGCAAGCAACTGGAGGTACTAGCTCGCCGCCACTTCCGTTTGGTGAAGCTCCGGGCGCTCGGCGAAGAAGACACGGAAGAGCCTCTCACCCGCAGCCTCCACGATTTCACGGAGCGCGAAGTATTTGAGCAGCGCCTGGAAACTGAGTCTGCAGAAGGCCGCGCCGAGTTGTTACGCACGTTTGATGAGTTGCTGGAAAGCCTCTAG
- a CDS encoding MBL fold metallo-hydrolase has product MSPLPSSTTSVQIQQFYDKGLAHASYAVRCGRQVVIIDPARDPQPYYDFADEHEANIIGVIETHPHADFVSSHLEIAQETGATIYVSKLVKAGYPHQPFDEGDRISLGTVELHAINTPGHSPDSISIILMDELGQTRAVFTGDTLFVGDVGRPDLREDDNVGGHSREELAAQLYQSTRQKLMTLPATTRVYPAHGPGSLCGKTTSPDLDSTIGKELKTNYALQPMSEEEFVKVLLEDQPFMPKYFGHDVLLNKQGALPFEDSIRAVPRLFSEKEMEPGVLIIDTRPAAQFREGHLPGAINLMDGGKFETWLGSVVGPNEPFYLLADSQIGLDTVIRKTAKIGYEGNVRGALLAPQQLPVASPEVAVDHVRERPEDFTIVDIRNRTEARQPIFENALLIPLPELRERAHEVPTNKPVLVHCAGGYRSAAGASILQAALPGTEVLDLGEAISTFQTQSVH; this is encoded by the coding sequence ATGAGTCCTCTGCCCAGTAGTACCACGTCGGTACAAATTCAGCAGTTCTACGACAAAGGCCTGGCCCACGCGAGCTACGCCGTCCGTTGCGGCCGCCAAGTGGTCATTATCGACCCCGCCCGTGACCCCCAACCATACTACGATTTCGCCGACGAGCACGAGGCAAACATTATTGGGGTTATCGAAACTCACCCCCACGCCGACTTTGTAAGCAGCCACCTGGAAATTGCCCAGGAAACCGGCGCCACCATCTACGTCAGCAAGCTGGTAAAGGCAGGCTACCCCCACCAGCCCTTCGATGAGGGCGACCGTATTTCGCTCGGTACCGTGGAGCTGCACGCTATTAACACCCCCGGCCACTCCCCCGATTCTATCAGCATTATCCTGATGGATGAACTCGGCCAGACCCGCGCCGTATTCACCGGCGACACCCTTTTTGTAGGCGATGTGGGCCGCCCCGACCTGCGCGAAGACGACAACGTGGGTGGCCACAGCCGCGAGGAGCTGGCGGCCCAACTCTACCAGAGCACGCGTCAGAAGCTCATGACCCTGCCTGCCACTACCCGCGTGTACCCGGCCCACGGCCCCGGCTCACTCTGCGGCAAAACCACCAGCCCCGACCTGGACAGCACCATTGGCAAGGAGTTGAAAACCAACTACGCCCTGCAGCCCATGTCGGAGGAGGAGTTTGTGAAAGTGCTGCTTGAAGATCAGCCCTTCATGCCCAAGTATTTTGGCCACGATGTGCTCCTGAACAAGCAGGGCGCACTGCCTTTTGAAGACAGCATCAGGGCGGTGCCGCGCTTGTTTAGCGAGAAAGAAATGGAGCCCGGTGTATTGATAATTGATACGCGCCCGGCCGCGCAGTTCCGGGAGGGCCACTTGCCCGGCGCCATTAACCTGATGGATGGCGGTAAATTTGAAACCTGGCTGGGCTCTGTTGTGGGACCTAACGAACCCTTCTACCTGCTGGCAGACTCCCAGATAGGCCTGGACACGGTAATCCGCAAAACGGCTAAGATTGGCTACGAGGGCAACGTGCGCGGTGCATTGCTGGCGCCTCAGCAGCTGCCCGTAGCCAGCCCCGAGGTAGCCGTAGACCACGTTCGGGAGCGGCCCGAAGACTTCACCATCGTTGACATTCGTAACCGCACCGAGGCTAGGCAACCTATCTTCGAAAACGCCCTGCTGATACCGCTGCCAGAGCTGCGCGAGCGAGCCCACGAAGTACCCACCAACAAGCCCGTGTTAGTACACTGCGCCGGCGGCTACCGCTCTGCCGCTGGGGCCAGCATTCTGCAAGCGGCTTTGCCCGGCACCGAGGTGCTTGATCTAGGCGAGGCCATCTCTACGTTTCAGACGCAGTCAGTGCATTAA
- a CDS encoding amino acid permease gives MANIFAKKPLSQLLGEANTSGEGSLKRTLGAANLVALGVGAIIGAGLFVRTAAAAAQAAGPGVTLAFIVAAIGCAFAGLCYAEFAAMIPIAGSAYTYAYTTMGEFVAWVIGWALIMEYALGAATVSIAWSEYLNKLLEVFGTRIPYELCHAPSEGGWLNLPALLVIIALSLLLIKGTQESATFNAIIVVVKVVIVLVFIAVGWQFIDPANHTPYLIPADAAPVTDAAGKVVHEYTNWNKHGYGGILGGAAIVFFAFIGFDAVSTAAQEAKNPKRDMPIGILGSLAVCTILYILFGHVLTGVANWREFADPTKGGEASVAYAIREHMPGYGWLSTAVTVAILAGFSSVILVMLMGQSRVFFSMANDGLMPKAFSELHPKFRTPYKSNLVLLVFVGAFAAFVPGSLAGDLTSFGTLLAFVLVSIGVWLMRKSNPEQHRPFRSPLSSASFPLVPILGAVICLLMIAALDLFTLQVAIVWMVLGFIVYFIYGKNNSKLQQGIVVVPKEMEEEFFIEPIDKK, from the coding sequence ATGGCAAATATTTTCGCCAAAAAACCGCTGTCCCAGCTGCTGGGCGAAGCCAACACCTCGGGTGAAGGGTCGCTGAAGCGCACATTGGGTGCAGCTAACCTCGTGGCCCTGGGCGTGGGCGCTATCATCGGGGCTGGCTTGTTTGTACGTACCGCCGCCGCCGCCGCGCAGGCTGCCGGGCCTGGTGTTACGCTGGCCTTCATTGTAGCGGCCATTGGCTGCGCCTTTGCTGGTCTTTGCTACGCCGAGTTTGCGGCCATGATTCCGATTGCCGGTTCAGCTTACACCTACGCTTACACCACCATGGGTGAGTTTGTAGCTTGGGTAATTGGTTGGGCCCTGATTATGGAATATGCCCTGGGGGCAGCCACAGTTAGTATTGCCTGGAGCGAATACCTCAATAAGCTCTTAGAAGTCTTTGGCACCCGAATACCCTATGAGCTGTGCCACGCGCCCAGCGAAGGAGGCTGGCTTAACCTGCCTGCCCTGTTGGTTATTATTGCCCTAAGCCTGTTGCTCATTAAGGGCACTCAGGAGTCGGCTACGTTCAATGCCATTATTGTGGTAGTGAAAGTGGTTATTGTATTGGTATTCATTGCAGTAGGCTGGCAGTTTATTGACCCCGCCAACCACACGCCTTACCTGATTCCGGCCGATGCTGCGCCCGTAACCGACGCCGCTGGTAAAGTAGTGCACGAGTACACTAACTGGAACAAGCACGGCTACGGTGGTATTCTCGGGGGCGCGGCCATTGTGTTCTTCGCCTTCATTGGTTTTGATGCCGTGAGCACCGCCGCCCAGGAAGCCAAGAACCCCAAGCGCGACATGCCCATCGGTATCCTTGGCTCGCTGGCTGTCTGCACCATTCTTTACATCCTGTTCGGCCACGTGCTGACGGGTGTTGCCAACTGGCGTGAGTTTGCTGACCCCACCAAGGGCGGCGAGGCTTCAGTGGCCTACGCTATCCGGGAGCACATGCCCGGCTACGGCTGGCTATCTACGGCCGTTACGGTGGCCATCCTGGCCGGCTTCTCGTCGGTAATCTTGGTAATGCTCATGGGCCAGAGCCGCGTGTTCTTCTCCATGGCCAACGACGGTCTGATGCCGAAGGCTTTCTCGGAGCTGCACCCCAAGTTCCGTACTCCTTATAAGTCCAACCTGGTGCTGCTGGTTTTTGTGGGAGCTTTTGCCGCCTTCGTGCCCGGCTCTTTAGCCGGCGACCTAACCTCCTTCGGTACGCTGCTGGCCTTCGTACTGGTGTCCATTGGTGTATGGCTGATGCGCAAGTCTAATCCCGAGCAGCACCGCCCATTCCGCTCGCCGCTTTCTTCGGCTAGCTTCCCGCTAGTGCCAATTCTGGGAGCCGTTATCTGCCTGCTGATGATTGCCGCCCTCGACCTGTTCACCCTGCAGGTGGCCATCGTCTGGATGGTATTGGGCTTCATTGTCTATTTCATCTACGGCAAGAACAACTCCAAGCTGCAGCAAGGCATTGTGGTGGTACCCAAAGAGATGGAGGAGGAATTTTTCATCGAGCCCATCGACAAGAAATAG
- a CDS encoding DUF2945 domain-containing protein, giving the protein MRKGTKVSWKYGTGTATGKIEETHKESVTRKLQGSEITRNGTPENPAFLIVQENGDKVLKLQSEVKEAK; this is encoded by the coding sequence ATGCGCAAAGGCACTAAAGTGAGCTGGAAATACGGCACTGGCACGGCCACCGGCAAAATCGAAGAAACCCACAAAGAGAGCGTAACCCGCAAACTGCAGGGCTCCGAAATCACCCGCAATGGCACCCCCGAAAACCCCGCCTTCCTCATTGTGCAGGAAAACGGCGACAAGGTGTTGAAGCTGCAGAGCGAAGTAAAGGAGGCCAAGTAG
- a CDS encoding amidohydrolase family protein produces MHIDLRRLGLAGSLLVSSLSVAYAQSGTFPRNGVYDDRPGLYAFTHATIYTDYKTRLNDATLVIRDGKVEAVGPNVKIPAGAVVQDLKGKFIYPGFVDLYASYGVPEVKAPERQGRRGGPQFDSQKPGAYDWNQAVHPEVNAAELFKVNAEQADALRKLGFGAVLTHQPDGIVRGTAALVSLNTNRNETELILQDRAAAAYSFDKGTSTQDYPSSLMGSIALLRQSYLDADWNQRNPTREQNLSLRALNQQRSLPAIFEVRDKQSLLRADKVGDEFGVQYIIKGRGDEYQRLPDIQATKAPLILSLNFPDAYQVDDVYDAIRVPLQDLKHWEMAPANAGLVAKAGVPFALSTADLKDKKKFLPNLRKAIQYGLTEEQALQALTATPAMLVKAQDRVGALKPGMQANFLVCSTRLFAPESVMLDNWVQGQRYQLSEVPSDYRGVYTLKIGNQPEIKMLLAGKPEAPELKIVKAPADTVKGTLSVNGELATVVYNPTPKTKGSGAVRLSGYYTPDTRMFQGDGQLPDATSIKWSAQRQEQASRAARRDSAKAPEPVQLGQLQYPFVAYGRPAVPEQQTVLIKNATVWTSEAQGKLENTDVLLQNGKIVKIGRNLSVPSGGRTVDGTGKHLTPGIIDEHSHIAISEGVNEGTQSVTSEVRIGDVVDAEDVDVYRDLAGGVVAAQLLHGSANPIGGQSALIKLRWGQTAEQMQIKGAPGFIKFALGENVKQSNWGEANTLRFPQTRMGTEQVFVDAFTRAKEYEQEWKAWNKLSKAKQKKGEAPRRDLELEALVEILNEQRFITCHSYVQSEINMLMNVADRMNFKVNTFTHILEGYKVADKMKQHGVNASTFSDWWAYKNEVRDAIPYNAGIMHNAGLNVAINSDDAEMSRRLNQEAAKIVKYSGLSEEDALKLVTINPAKMLHLDKNMGSIKEGKDADVVLWSDNPLSIYAHPERTYVDGRLFFDVESDQQMRLDIQKERLRIVQKMLEAKKGGSPTQMPTARPTKHFHCDTLGEEKELDQ; encoded by the coding sequence ATGCACATTGACCTGCGCCGGCTTGGGCTGGCGGGTAGCCTGCTCGTGAGCAGCCTTTCGGTGGCCTACGCACAGTCGGGCACATTTCCGCGCAACGGCGTTTACGACGACCGCCCGGGGCTGTACGCCTTCACCCACGCCACCATCTACACCGACTACAAAACCCGGCTCAACGATGCTACTCTCGTCATCAGAGATGGGAAAGTAGAGGCGGTGGGCCCCAACGTTAAAATTCCGGCCGGGGCAGTAGTGCAGGACCTGAAGGGCAAGTTCATTTACCCCGGCTTCGTGGACCTGTATGCCAGCTACGGCGTGCCCGAGGTAAAAGCCCCGGAGCGCCAGGGCCGCCGCGGTGGCCCCCAGTTTGATAGTCAGAAACCCGGCGCCTACGACTGGAACCAGGCTGTGCACCCCGAGGTAAATGCGGCTGAGCTGTTTAAGGTAAATGCTGAGCAGGCCGATGCGCTTCGCAAGCTTGGCTTTGGGGCCGTGCTCACTCACCAGCCCGATGGCATTGTGCGCGGCACGGCGGCCTTGGTAAGCCTGAATACCAACCGCAACGAAACCGAGCTAATCCTGCAAGACCGCGCCGCGGCAGCCTATTCCTTCGATAAAGGCACCAGCACCCAGGATTATCCCTCTTCGCTGATGGGCAGCATTGCCCTGTTGCGCCAGAGCTACCTCGATGCCGACTGGAACCAGCGCAACCCCACCCGCGAGCAGAACCTCTCACTGCGGGCCCTGAACCAGCAACGCAGTTTGCCCGCCATTTTTGAAGTGCGCGACAAGCAAAGCCTGCTGCGCGCCGATAAGGTAGGAGATGAGTTTGGGGTGCAGTACATCATCAAAGGCCGCGGTGATGAGTACCAGCGCCTACCCGACATTCAGGCTACCAAAGCGCCGCTCATCCTGAGCCTGAATTTCCCCGACGCCTACCAGGTAGATGACGTGTACGATGCCATTCGGGTGCCCCTGCAGGATTTGAAGCACTGGGAAATGGCGCCCGCCAATGCTGGCCTGGTGGCCAAAGCCGGTGTCCCCTTCGCCCTTTCCACCGCCGACCTGAAAGACAAAAAGAAGTTTCTGCCCAACCTGCGCAAAGCCATTCAATACGGCCTTACCGAGGAGCAGGCCCTGCAAGCCCTCACGGCTACACCCGCCATGCTGGTGAAAGCCCAGGATAGGGTAGGGGCCCTAAAGCCGGGCATGCAGGCCAACTTTCTGGTGTGTTCCACTCGCCTCTTCGCCCCTGAGAGCGTGATGCTGGATAACTGGGTGCAAGGCCAACGGTATCAGCTCAGTGAAGTGCCCAGCGACTACCGCGGCGTGTACACCCTGAAAATTGGTAATCAGCCGGAAATAAAGATGCTGCTGGCTGGTAAGCCGGAGGCGCCGGAGCTGAAAATTGTGAAAGCCCCCGCCGACACTGTGAAGGGTACCCTTAGCGTGAATGGCGAGCTGGCAACCGTGGTATACAACCCCACCCCCAAAACGAAAGGCAGCGGTGCCGTGCGCCTCAGCGGTTACTACACCCCCGACACCCGCATGTTTCAGGGCGACGGGCAGCTCCCTGATGCAACCAGCATTAAGTGGAGCGCCCAGCGGCAGGAGCAGGCCAGCCGCGCCGCCCGCCGCGACTCAGCCAAGGCCCCCGAGCCGGTGCAGCTAGGCCAGTTGCAGTACCCCTTTGTGGCCTACGGCCGCCCGGCGGTACCGGAGCAGCAAACCGTGCTGATCAAGAACGCCACCGTGTGGACCAGTGAGGCCCAGGGCAAGCTGGAAAATACCGACGTGCTGCTGCAAAACGGTAAAATTGTGAAGATTGGGCGCAACCTCTCCGTGCCCAGCGGGGGCCGTACCGTAGATGGTACTGGCAAGCACCTCACACCCGGCATTATTGACGAGCACTCCCACATTGCCATTTCCGAAGGCGTAAATGAAGGCACCCAATCGGTAACCAGTGAGGTGCGGATTGGCGACGTGGTAGACGCCGAGGACGTGGACGTGTACCGCGACCTGGCCGGCGGCGTGGTGGCTGCCCAGCTGCTGCATGGCTCCGCCAACCCCATTGGGGGCCAATCGGCGCTGATTAAGCTGCGCTGGGGCCAAACCGCCGAGCAGATGCAGATTAAAGGTGCGCCCGGTTTCATTAAGTTTGCTCTTGGTGAGAACGTGAAGCAAAGCAACTGGGGCGAGGCTAATACCCTGCGCTTCCCGCAAACCCGCATGGGCACCGAGCAGGTGTTTGTGGATGCCTTCACGCGGGCCAAGGAGTACGAGCAGGAATGGAAAGCCTGGAATAAGCTGAGCAAGGCCAAGCAGAAGAAAGGGGAGGCTCCACGTCGCGACCTGGAGCTGGAGGCCCTGGTGGAAATCCTGAATGAGCAGCGCTTCATCACCTGCCACAGCTACGTGCAGTCGGAGATTAATATGCTGATGAACGTGGCCGACCGCATGAACTTCAAGGTGAACACTTTCACCCACATTCTGGAAGGCTACAAAGTGGCCGACAAAATGAAGCAGCACGGCGTGAATGCCAGCACCTTCTCCGACTGGTGGGCCTATAAGAACGAAGTGCGCGACGCCATTCCGTACAACGCGGGCATCATGCACAACGCGGGCCTCAACGTGGCCATCAACTCCGACGACGCCGAAATGAGCCGCCGCCTCAACCAGGAAGCCGCCAAAATTGTGAAGTACAGTGGCTTATCGGAAGAGGATGCGCTGAAGCTAGTGACCATCAACCCCGCCAAAATGCTTCACCTCGACAAGAACATGGGCAGCATTAAGGAAGGCAAAGATGCCGACGTGGTACTCTGGAGCGACAATCCGTTGAGCATTTACGCCCACCCTGAGCGCACCTACGTGGATGGCCGCCTGTTCTTCGACGTGGAAAGCGACCAGCAAATGCG